A window of the Haloarcula litorea genome harbors these coding sequences:
- a CDS encoding acyltransferase has protein sequence MTKRHVSLPPRAEEGLEAFLTEVDERLAGDEDTCEVVTDVLVDLHGDREAYDRWQDGGDVSPAERVRLQGYDPCNTTLESEYYAEKDEERFERSKHLQWLWRQFDATPMADNVEFALRFRRMLADHLFADCGENCRFFKGISFTYGHNIEVGDNVVVHDDVHLDDRGKLTIGDRVSISDDAHVYSHDHDVVDQTHVDNYHTIVEDDVRLTYDSMVRAGVRVGRNSILAAKSIAGSDIPAHHIAAGTPAKSIAVKDGWESVADPLEDANVDRREQRRLEYDLPEDIEQFDEFGRDLSPPDR, from the coding sequence ATGACGAAGCGCCACGTGTCGCTGCCGCCCCGCGCCGAGGAGGGTCTGGAGGCGTTCCTCACCGAAGTCGACGAACGCCTCGCCGGCGACGAGGACACCTGCGAAGTGGTGACCGACGTGCTGGTCGACCTCCACGGGGACCGGGAGGCCTACGACCGCTGGCAGGACGGCGGGGACGTCTCGCCCGCCGAACGGGTTCGCCTGCAGGGGTACGATCCCTGCAACACGACGCTTGAGAGCGAGTACTACGCCGAGAAAGACGAGGAGCGGTTCGAGCGCTCGAAGCACCTCCAGTGGCTCTGGCGGCAGTTCGACGCGACCCCGATGGCCGACAACGTCGAGTTCGCCCTGCGCTTTCGCCGGATGCTCGCGGACCACCTCTTCGCCGACTGCGGCGAGAACTGTCGGTTCTTCAAGGGCATCTCCTTCACCTACGGCCACAACATCGAGGTCGGGGACAACGTCGTCGTCCACGACGACGTCCACCTCGACGACCGGGGCAAACTCACTATCGGCGACCGGGTGTCCATCTCCGACGACGCCCACGTCTACAGCCACGACCACGACGTGGTCGACCAGACACACGTGGACAACTACCACACGATCGTCGAGGACGACGTGCGCCTGACCTACGACTCGATGGTCCGGGCGGGCGTCCGCGTCGGGCGGAACAGCATCCTCGCCGCGAAGTCCATCGCAGGTTCGGACATCCCGGCCCACCACATCGCCGCCGGAACGCCCGCGAAGTCGATCGCGGTCAAGGACGGCTGGGAGTCCGTCGCCGACCCGCTGGAGGACGCCAACGTCGACCGCCGCGAGCAGCGCCGCCTCGAGTACGACCTCCCGGAGGACATCGAGCAGTTCGACGAGTTCGGGCGGGACCTCTCGCCGCCGGACCGCTGA
- a CDS encoding DUF7577 domain-containing protein, whose translation METWIWLTAYVVGFGLLQVLLYRYVRRRDPSPETTAGGAERADAGGQTTTPESAGDAAGAVTCRHCGAENEAHAMVNYCRACAESLR comes from the coding sequence ATGGAGACGTGGATCTGGTTGACGGCGTACGTCGTCGGGTTCGGACTGCTCCAGGTCCTGCTGTACCGCTACGTCCGGCGGCGTGACCCGTCCCCCGAGACGACGGCCGGCGGCGCGGAGCGGGCAGACGCGGGCGGGCAGACGACGACACCCGAATCGGCCGGCGACGCGGCGGGAGCCGTCACCTGCCGACACTGCGGAGCCGAGAACGAGGCCCACGCGATGGTGAACTACTGCCGGGCCTGTGCGGAGTCGCTCCGGTAG
- a CDS encoding RAD55 family ATPase, which yields MRISSGVPGFDDLVEGGLLTDRLYVVSGPPGSGKTTFCSQFITRGAKEGETCLYVTMHETKEELMQDMAGYEFGFDRAMQSDAVQFLNLVTENGKRTITQFGSEGGLTNRLVAYIRQNDIQRVVIDSTMLLQHFMQDVDAEITGFLSALKQTDATILLISEMTDPSSYSDEHYLAHGVVFFHNFLDGGSMTRGVQVIKMRGTAIDCDIREISFGDRGLQVDPETKVDT from the coding sequence ATGCGAATCTCGAGCGGTGTCCCCGGCTTCGACGATCTCGTGGAGGGCGGCCTGCTCACGGACCGCCTCTACGTCGTCAGCGGGCCGCCGGGGAGCGGGAAGACGACCTTCTGCTCGCAGTTCATCACGCGGGGTGCCAAGGAGGGCGAGACCTGCCTCTACGTGACGATGCACGAGACCAAGGAGGAACTGATGCAGGACATGGCCGGCTACGAGTTCGGCTTCGACCGCGCGATGCAGTCCGACGCGGTGCAGTTCCTCAACCTCGTCACCGAGAACGGGAAGCGGACCATCACCCAGTTCGGCAGCGAGGGCGGCCTCACCAACCGCCTGGTCGCCTACATCCGGCAGAACGACATCCAGCGGGTCGTCATCGACTCGACGATGCTCCTCCAGCACTTCATGCAGGACGTCGACGCCGAGATCACCGGCTTCCTCTCCGCGCTGAAACAGACCGACGCCACCATCCTCCTCATCTCGGAGATGACCGACCCCTCCTCCTACAGCGACGAGCACTACCTCGCCCACGGGGTCGTCTTCTTCCACAACTTCCTCGACGGCGGGAGCATGACCCGCGGCGTCCAGGTCATCAAGATGCGCGGGACCGCCATCGACTGTGACATCCGCGAGATCTCCTTCGGCGACCGCGGCCTGCAGGTGGATCCGGAGACGAAGGTCGACACATGA
- a CDS encoding CARDB domain-containing protein, which translates to MVFRDVNDGTTLTPGVATGSDAPVALTTLGVTFGAERDAVAATVGSARTESGRLGSVERGTVVRYLPVASAAEPTAVGRVEYAVRVDERALPAASRDSLTLYRATGEGWRRLDTRTNASADRLRASADGVSSLAVVALTPGRVEVVATTQPPDWARRGYEASVTATVANPGDRAATRTLSVTVDGTGVANRTVTVAPGQRRNVTLSFPARSGTVAVGGVEAGSMSVGGGTAARTTAGASGPGFGAAGAAVALLVAAALARTRRR; encoded by the coding sequence GTGGTCTTCCGCGACGTGAACGACGGGACGACGCTCACGCCGGGAGTCGCGACCGGATCGGACGCACCGGTGGCCCTGACGACCCTCGGAGTCACGTTCGGGGCCGAACGCGACGCCGTCGCCGCGACCGTCGGGTCCGCACGGACGGAGTCCGGTCGACTGGGCTCGGTCGAACGCGGTACCGTGGTCCGGTATCTCCCGGTCGCGAGTGCGGCGGAGCCGACGGCGGTCGGCCGGGTCGAGTACGCCGTCCGCGTCGACGAGCGCGCGCTCCCGGCGGCGTCGCGGGACTCGCTGACCCTCTACCGTGCCACCGGCGAGGGCTGGCGGCGGCTGGACACGCGGACGAACGCGAGCGCGGACCGGCTCCGGGCCAGTGCCGACGGCGTCTCCTCGCTCGCGGTCGTCGCCCTGACGCCGGGCCGCGTCGAGGTGGTCGCGACGACCCAGCCGCCGGACTGGGCCCGGCGCGGCTACGAGGCCAGCGTGACCGCGACGGTCGCGAACCCCGGGGACCGCGCGGCGACCCGGACGCTGTCGGTGACGGTCGACGGGACCGGGGTCGCGAACCGAACGGTGACGGTCGCGCCCGGCCAGCGCCGGAACGTGACGCTCTCGTTCCCGGCCCGGAGCGGGACCGTCGCCGTCGGCGGCGTCGAGGCGGGGTCGATGAGCGTCGGTGGCGGGACGGCGGCGCGGACGACGGCCGGTGCCAGCGGGCCGGGGTTCGGTGCCGCCGGGGCGGCGGTGGCGCTCCTCGTCGCGGCCGCGCTCGCGCGTACCCGCCGGCGGTGA
- a CDS encoding peroxidase-related enzyme (This protein belongs to a clade of uncharacterized proteins related to peroxidases such as the alkylhydroperoxidase AhpD.): MGDGDTSDAMRRFPVPDREELPADVRERIDEETDRAGFTPNVFPAMAYRPEHFRAFVAYHDALVEATELERAEVEMLVVAVSGVNDCLYCVVAHGALLRIYADAPELAEQLATNHRTAEVGDAHREMLDFAVKLTERPAEVTEADIEALEEVGFSRRAVWDVGNVVAFFNLSNRLAHLADMRPNEEFYTMGRG, from the coding sequence ATGGGAGACGGTGACACGAGCGACGCGATGCGACGGTTCCCGGTCCCCGACCGCGAGGAACTGCCCGCGGACGTCCGCGAGCGAATCGACGAGGAGACCGACCGGGCGGGGTTCACGCCGAACGTGTTCCCGGCGATGGCCTACCGGCCCGAGCACTTCCGGGCGTTCGTCGCCTACCACGACGCGCTGGTGGAGGCGACCGAACTCGAACGGGCGGAGGTAGAGATGCTCGTCGTCGCGGTCAGTGGCGTCAACGACTGCCTGTACTGCGTGGTCGCCCACGGCGCGCTCCTGCGCATCTACGCGGACGCGCCGGAACTGGCCGAGCAGCTGGCGACGAACCACCGGACGGCCGAGGTCGGGGACGCTCACCGCGAGATGCTGGACTTCGCCGTGAAACTGACCGAGCGGCCGGCGGAGGTGACCGAGGCCGACATCGAGGCCCTGGAGGAGGTGGGGTTCAGCCGCCGGGCCGTCTGGGACGTGGGGAACGTCGTCGCCTTCTTCAACCTCTCGAACAGGCTGGCCCATCTCGCGGACATGCGACCGAACGAGGAGTTCTACACGATGGGACGGGGGTGA
- a CDS encoding NifU family protein → MSTETDDGDDLRERITNFLRRNFPQIQMHGGSAAIEEIDREAGSVTIRLGGACSGCGISPMTIQAIKTRMTKEIPEIETVEARTGMEQQEGMAGGSGMSPSFPGGDSRGGDVGGDDEGPEAPF, encoded by the coding sequence ATGAGCACGGAGACCGACGACGGGGACGACCTGCGCGAGCGCATCACGAACTTCCTGCGCCGGAACTTCCCGCAGATCCAGATGCACGGCGGCAGCGCGGCCATCGAGGAGATCGACCGCGAGGCGGGCAGCGTCACCATCCGCCTGGGCGGTGCCTGTTCGGGCTGTGGCATCTCCCCGATGACCATCCAGGCGATCAAGACCCGTATGACCAAGGAGATCCCGGAGATCGAGACCGTCGAGGCCCGCACCGGGATGGAACAGCAGGAGGGGATGGCCGGCGGCAGCGGGATGAGCCCCTCGTTCCCCGGCGGCGACTCCCGCGGCGGCGACGTCGGCGGCGACGACGAAGGCCCCGAAGCGCCCTTCTAG
- a CDS encoding SDR family NAD(P)-dependent oxidoreductase translates to MSLPDTTCRRFADAVAIVTGSTRGIGAGIARRLAAEGASVVVSGRSTDAGEATAESIREAGGEAQFVAADMRDPDAIAALIEATVERFGGLDVLVNNAGVETYTAADEAEIDDWEFVVETDFRGYWLAARHAADAIEEGAIVNVSSNHARSTTPEIFPYNAVKAGIDGMSRAMALDLGPDVRVNTVNPGWVAVDRTTGDMSAQRRRELASIHPTGRIGTPEDVAAAVAFLASDEAGFVTGADLLVDGGRTAVMQDDFLPDYRQRREE, encoded by the coding sequence ATGAGCCTGCCCGACACCACCTGCCGGCGGTTCGCGGACGCGGTCGCTATCGTCACCGGCTCCACGCGGGGGATCGGGGCGGGGATCGCCCGCCGGCTGGCCGCCGAGGGGGCCAGCGTCGTCGTCTCCGGGCGCTCGACCGACGCCGGCGAGGCGACCGCCGAGTCGATCCGCGAGGCCGGCGGCGAGGCGCAGTTCGTCGCGGCGGACATGCGCGACCCCGACGCCATCGCGGCGCTGATCGAGGCGACCGTCGAGCGGTTCGGCGGGCTGGACGTGCTGGTCAACAACGCCGGCGTCGAGACCTACACCGCCGCCGACGAGGCCGAGATCGACGACTGGGAGTTCGTCGTCGAGACGGACTTCCGGGGGTACTGGCTGGCCGCGAGACACGCCGCCGACGCCATCGAGGAGGGCGCGATCGTCAACGTCTCCTCGAACCACGCCCGCTCGACGACGCCGGAGATCTTCCCCTACAACGCCGTGAAGGCGGGGATCGACGGGATGAGCCGTGCGATGGCGCTGGATCTCGGTCCCGACGTCCGTGTCAACACGGTCAATCCGGGCTGGGTCGCCGTCGACCGCACCACCGGCGACATGAGCGCACAGCGCCGCCGCGAACTGGCGAGCATCCACCCGACCGGCCGCATCGGTACCCCAGAGGACGTCGCCGCCGCCGTCGCCTTCCTCGCCAGCGACGAGGCCGGCTTCGTCACCGGTGCGGACCTGCTGGTCGACGGCGGGCGGACCGCCGTGATGCAGGACGACTTCCTGCCGGACTACCGCCAGCGCCGGGAGGAGTGA
- the dgoD gene encoding galactonate dehydratase codes for MIITDYDLYEVPPRWLFLRLETSSGLVGWGEPVVEGRARTVRTAVEELLDTYLLGEDPLAIEDHWQTMYRGGFYRGGPVLMSAIAGIDQALWDIKGKYFEAPVYELLGGKARERMRVYQWVGGDRPEGVADAAREKVEEGFTALKMNATPELRHVDSPAAVRAAEDRIAAVREAVGQDVDIGVDFHGRVSKSMAKRLAKALEPYDPMFVEEPVLPEHNEALPEIAEHTTTPIATGERMFSRWDFKEIFEQGCVDVIQPDLSHAGGITEVKKIAAMAEAYDVAMAPHCPLGPIALASCLQVDACSPAALIQEQSLDIHYNETSDVLDYLADPSVFEYRDGYVDLPDGPGLGVDVDHDHVREQAGDVDWHNPVWRHDDGSVAEW; via the coding sequence ATGATCATCACTGACTACGATCTCTACGAGGTACCGCCGCGCTGGCTGTTCCTGCGCCTGGAGACCAGCAGCGGGCTGGTCGGCTGGGGGGAACCCGTCGTCGAGGGGCGGGCCCGCACCGTCAGGACGGCCGTCGAGGAGCTACTCGACACCTACCTGCTGGGCGAGGACCCCCTCGCGATCGAGGACCACTGGCAGACCATGTACCGCGGCGGGTTCTACCGCGGCGGCCCGGTCCTGATGAGCGCCATCGCGGGCATCGACCAGGCGCTGTGGGACATCAAGGGCAAGTACTTCGAGGCACCGGTCTACGAGCTGCTGGGCGGCAAGGCCCGCGAGCGGATGCGGGTCTACCAGTGGGTCGGCGGCGACCGACCGGAGGGGGTCGCCGACGCCGCCCGCGAGAAGGTCGAGGAGGGGTTCACGGCGCTGAAGATGAACGCCACGCCGGAACTGCGCCACGTCGACTCGCCGGCGGCCGTCCGGGCAGCCGAGGACCGCATCGCCGCGGTCCGGGAGGCCGTCGGTCAGGACGTGGACATCGGCGTCGACTTCCACGGCCGCGTCTCGAAGTCGATGGCGAAGCGGCTCGCCAAGGCCCTGGAGCCGTACGACCCGATGTTCGTCGAGGAGCCCGTCCTCCCCGAGCACAACGAGGCGCTGCCGGAGATCGCCGAGCACACGACTACCCCCATCGCCACCGGCGAGCGGATGTTCTCCCGGTGGGACTTCAAGGAGATCTTCGAGCAGGGCTGTGTCGACGTCATCCAGCCCGACCTCTCCCACGCCGGCGGCATCACCGAGGTCAAGAAGATCGCGGCGATGGCCGAGGCCTACGACGTGGCGATGGCCCCCCACTGTCCGCTGGGGCCGATCGCGCTGGCCTCCTGTCTCCAGGTCGACGCCTGCTCGCCGGCGGCGCTCATCCAGGAACAGAGCCTGGACATCCACTACAACGAGACCAGCGACGTGCTCGACTACCTCGCGGACCCCTCGGTGTTCGAGTACCGGGACGGCTACGTCGACCTGCCGGACGGTCCCGGCCTCGGGGTCGACGTCGACCACGACCACGTCCGCGAGCAGGCCGGCGACGTCGACTGGCACAACCCCGTCTGGCGACACGACGACGGGAGCGTCGCGGAGTGGTGA